In Vigna radiata var. radiata cultivar VC1973A chromosome 3, Vradiata_ver6, whole genome shotgun sequence, the following proteins share a genomic window:
- the LOC106757478 gene encoding LOB domain-containing protein 29 codes for MTGSPCGACKFLRRKCVRGCVFAPYFCHEQGATHFAAIHKVFGASNVSKLLAHLPVSDRCEAAVTISYEAQARLQDPIYGCVAHIFALQQQVVNLQAQVAHLREQAGQIYLNASATENPNEKYFGKSTNFPQYLQSWFQTDNSNSASQFLPKLSTDTSTQYYGNTNTFIDPNPIGNDDNSVTVEESISFSSFEESCNSMACDMQRQWTFYQVDNLQ; via the exons ATGACTGGTTCTCCTTGTGGAGCCTGCAAATTCTTGAGAAGGAAGTGTGTGAGAGGCTGTGTTTTTGCTCCTTACTTTTGCCATGAACAGGGTGCCACCCATTTTGCAGCCATTCATAAGGTCTTTGGCGCAAGCAATGTCTCAAAGCTCCTTGCTCACCTTCCTGTCAGTGACCGTTGTGAAGCTGCTGTCACCATCTCTTATGAAGCTCAAGCTAGACTTCAAGATCCAATTTATGGCTGTGTTGCTCATATTTTTGCACTCCAACAACag GTGGTGAATTTACAAGCACAAGTAGCTCATCTCAGGGAACAGGCAGGTCAGATCTATCTCAATGCCTCTGCCACTGAAAACCCTAATGAGAAATACTTTGGAAAATCTACCAATTTTCCCCAGTATCTTCAGAGTTGGTTCCAGACGGACAATTCCAACTCGGCTTCacaatttcttcctaaattgTCCACTGATACTTCAACACAGTACTATGGAAATACTAATACCTTCATTGACCCAAACCCTATAGGAAATGATGACAATTCCGTAACAGTAGAGGAAAGCATCTCCTTTTCTAGCTTTGAAGAGAGTTGTAACTCCATGGCCTGTGACATGCAAAGGCAGTGGACCTTTTATCAAGTGGATAACCTTCAGTAA